One segment of Dama dama isolate Ldn47 chromosome 15, ASM3311817v1, whole genome shotgun sequence DNA contains the following:
- the MRPS16 gene encoding small ribosomal subunit protein bS16m, with protein sequence MVQLTTVLCKAYRGGHLTIRLALGGCTNRPFYRIVAAHNKCPRDGRFVEQLGSYDPMPNSHGEKLVALNLDRIRHWIGCGAHLSKPVEKLLGLSGFFPLHPMVITNAERLRRKRAREVLLAAQKTDTEATETKEN encoded by the exons ATGGTCCAGCTCA CTACTGTCCTTTGCAAGGCCTACCGTGGAGGCCACTTAACCATCCGTCTTGCGCTCGGTGGCTGTACCAACAGGCCTTTCTACCGCATCGTGGCTGCTCACAACAAGTGTCCCAGGGATGGCCGTTTCGTAGAGCAGCTGGGCTCCTATGATCCAATGCCTAACAGTCATGGAGAGAAACTCGTTGCTCTCAACCTGGACCGGATCCGGCATTGGATTGGCTGTGGAGCCCACCTTTCAAAGCCTGTGGAAAAGCTTCTGG GTCTTTCTGGCTTTTTCCCTCTGCACCCGATGGTGATCACAAATGCTGAGAGGCTGCGACGGAAACGGGCACGAGAAGTCCTTTTAGCGGCTCAGAAAACAGATACAGAGGctacagaaacaaaagagaacTGA